The following proteins come from a genomic window of Pseudomonas putida:
- a CDS encoding LysR family transcriptional regulator, with amino-acid sequence MFDWEDLRHFSAFSSAGSLSAAAKTLGVDHATVARRIASLEASLKLKLVDRRPRAYALTHEGQRVAELAEQMAMSSFALEHFASAGQQAVEGEVVLSAPPALLGSIVARRLGELYQRYPQLRLKLVGSKSKASLARREADISIALARPTEPTLVVSLLGHLDYRLYASPGYLASATARRYIGYDESQARSPQQLWLNLQAGQQPFALHSNDLRIQAQACAGGIGIACLPAFMAQEHGLKEAGTAEQTMSIEIWLAVHKDVRATPRIKAVTDFLQQQVRPMLRL; translated from the coding sequence ATGTTCGATTGGGAAGACCTGCGCCATTTCTCCGCCTTCAGCTCGGCCGGCTCGCTGTCGGCCGCCGCCAAGACCCTGGGTGTCGACCACGCCACCGTGGCCCGGCGCATCGCCTCGCTCGAAGCGTCGCTCAAGCTCAAGCTGGTCGACCGGCGCCCCCGCGCCTATGCCCTCACCCACGAAGGCCAACGTGTTGCGGAACTTGCCGAGCAGATGGCCATGTCCTCTTTTGCCCTGGAGCATTTCGCCAGCGCCGGCCAACAGGCAGTGGAAGGTGAAGTGGTGCTCTCGGCACCACCGGCGCTGCTGGGCAGTATCGTCGCCCGGCGCCTGGGCGAGCTCTACCAGCGCTACCCACAGCTGCGCCTGAAACTGGTAGGCAGCAAATCCAAGGCATCCCTGGCACGCCGCGAAGCGGACATCAGCATCGCCCTGGCCAGGCCGACAGAGCCAACCCTGGTGGTCAGCCTGCTGGGGCACCTGGATTACCGGCTGTACGCGTCGCCCGGTTACCTGGCCAGCGCAACGGCAAGGCGCTACATCGGCTACGACGAGTCCCAGGCCCGTTCACCACAACAGCTATGGCTCAACCTCCAGGCCGGCCAGCAGCCGTTCGCATTGCACAGCAATGACCTGCGCATCCAGGCCCAAGCCTGTGCCGGCGGCATCGGCATTGCCTGCCTGCCCGCGTTCATGGCACAGGAACACGGCCTGAAGGAAGCAGGCACCGCCGAACAGACCATGAGCATCGAAATCTGGCTGGCAGTGCATAAAGATGTGCGCGCCACACCACGGATCAAGGCGGTTACCGACTTCCTTCAGCAGCAGGTGCGGCCGATGCTACGCTTGTGA
- a CDS encoding MFS transporter: MSVQERPPLPSKSTVAKMEAAMALGSFAIGTGEFAIMGLMPDIASNLQLSEPQVGHAISAYALGVMVGAPTLAILGAKLLRKHMLLLLMLLYAVGNLATAFAPAFGGLVAFRFISGLPHGAYFGIAAVVASSMVAKDQRAGAVARVMMGLTLAMLLGNPVATFLGQYFGWRSAFVLVGAIALCTIALVWRFVPQRHDETRSDPRKELQAFALPQVWMALAIASIGFAGMFCVFSYLAPTMLQVTQVSPQWIPFGLAAFGVGGIVGNIAGGKLFDRLQFRAVGLVLMWSIAVLLFFTFAAQALWSLLLGIGLVGTMIALAAPLQIRLMDIAHEAPSLAAASNHAAFNLANALGPWLGGMAITAGMGWTSTGYIGAATALAGLGIYLVARRMKGGH; this comes from the coding sequence ATGTCAGTCCAGGAACGCCCCCCGCTACCCAGTAAAAGCACCGTCGCCAAGATGGAAGCCGCCATGGCACTGGGCAGCTTTGCCATCGGCACCGGCGAATTCGCCATCATGGGCCTGATGCCCGACATTGCCAGCAATTTGCAGTTGAGCGAGCCGCAGGTGGGCCATGCCATCAGCGCCTATGCGCTGGGGGTGATGGTTGGCGCCCCGACGCTGGCCATTCTCGGTGCCAAACTGCTGCGCAAGCACATGCTGCTGCTGTTGATGCTGCTGTATGCCGTGGGCAACCTGGCCACTGCCTTTGCCCCCGCGTTCGGTGGCCTGGTCGCATTCCGCTTCATCAGCGGCCTGCCCCACGGCGCCTACTTCGGCATTGCCGCAGTGGTGGCCTCAAGCATGGTCGCCAAGGATCAGCGCGCGGGGGCCGTTGCCCGGGTGATGATGGGACTGACCTTGGCCATGTTGCTCGGCAACCCGGTTGCCACCTTCCTGGGCCAGTACTTCGGCTGGCGTTCGGCATTCGTGCTAGTCGGCGCGATCGCCCTGTGCACCATCGCCCTGGTCTGGCGTTTCGTGCCCCAGCGCCACGATGAAACTCGCAGCGACCCGCGCAAGGAGCTACAGGCCTTTGCCCTCCCACAGGTATGGATGGCGCTGGCCATCGCTTCGATCGGTTTTGCCGGCATGTTCTGCGTGTTCAGCTACCTGGCACCGACCATGCTGCAAGTGACCCAGGTGTCGCCACAGTGGATTCCGTTCGGGCTGGCGGCGTTCGGCGTGGGCGGCATCGTTGGCAACATCGCAGGCGGCAAGCTGTTCGACCGCCTGCAGTTCCGCGCTGTGGGGCTGGTACTGATGTGGTCGATTGCCGTATTGCTGTTCTTTACCTTCGCCGCCCAGGCGCTGTGGAGCCTGCTGCTGGGCATCGGCCTGGTGGGCACCATGATCGCCCTGGCGGCACCGCTACAAATTCGCCTCATGGACATTGCCCATGAAGCGCCAAGCCTGGCAGCGGCGTCGAACCATGCGGCGTTCAACCTGGCCAATGCCCTGGGGCCATGGCTGGGAGGCATGGCGATTACTGCTGGTATGGGCTGGACCAGCACCGGGTACATCGGCGCCGCGACTGCGCTGGCTGGCCTGGGCATCTACCTGGTGGCGCGGCGGATGAAAGGCGGGCATTGA